The following are encoded together in the Anopheles nili chromosome 3, idAnoNiliSN_F5_01, whole genome shotgun sequence genome:
- the LOC128723857 gene encoding protein O-glucosyltransferase 2-like has product MDHRPTLYTWCWLLVVLHSCYYASGAKANRTADPKNSRVWGPGVEKPDRVTLPARYFFIEPRDAENQKINESQKYDIHIIGQSRFGTCRYRLNQIDRHDGSSILRYRLAESCSDVTIHVRQNGVHLKGSPFAIPGTLYSEQCYCPQGSVEEWLETVGCPSGDPQIDMDLIPFRAINFSSLRTRMIQQYDKPGSISHCNYVILRNQVHRRCYGQHTGFSKFMDTILLSLARKFTLPDLEMFVNLGDWPLVKKGGPSRTTGPFPVFSWCGSDNTFDIVMPTYDITESTLENMGRVMLDMLSIQRRGLPWSEKHPKAFWRGRDARRERLELVALARRHPELLNASLTNFFFFRDEESEFGPRVPHISMHDFFDYRYQVNVDGTVAAYRLPYLLAGSSVVLKQDSFYYEHFYRKLVPMRHYIPFEADLSNLVQRVEWAKENDEKAQEIRDNANAFINANLLPLDIYCYHALLFKEYAKYIVSPIQVQPGMEKIEQPDEAYHCPCERTTLPKDEL; this is encoded by the exons ATGGATCATCGGCCGACGCTGTACACGTGGTGTTGGCTGCTGGTGGTTCTGCACTCCTGTTACTATGCTTCGGGCGCCAAGGCGAACCGGACGGCTGATCCAAAGAACAGTCGCGTGTGGGGGCCGGGTGTGGAAAAACCAGATCGTGTAACCCTGCCGGCGCGGTACTTCTTCATCGAGCCTAGAGATGCCGAAAACCAAAA aatTAATGAATCTCAGAAGTACGACATCCACATCATCGGACAATCACGGTTTGGCACGTGCCGCTACCGGCTAAACCAGATCGATAGACACGATGGCTCGAGTATCCTGCGGTACAGGCTTGCTGAATCGTGCAGTGACGTCACGATACACGTGCGCCAGAACGGGGTACATCTGAAGGGGTCCCCGTTCGCTATCCCGGGCACGCTCTACTCCGAACAGTGCTACTGTCCGCAGGGTTCCGTCGAAGAGTGGCTCGAAACGGTGGGATGCCCGTCGGGTGATCCTCAGATCGACATGGATCTCATTCCGTTTCGGGCCATCAATTTTTCCAGCCTGCGCACGCGGATGATCCAGCAGTACGACAAACCGGGCAGCATTTCTCATTGCAACTACGTCATCTTGCGGAATCAAGTGCACCGTCGGTGCTACGGTCAACACACTGGTTTCAGTAAGTTTATGGACACCATCCTGCTTTCATTGGCGCGCAAGTTTACCCTACCCGATTTGGAAATGTTTGTAAACCTGGGCGATTGGCCGCTGGTGAAGAAGGGTGGTCCCAGCCGTACGACAGGACCATTTCCAGTCTTTTCGTGGTGCGGTAGTGACAACACGTTCGATATCGTCATGCCAACGTACGATATCACCGAGTCAACGCTGGAGAACATGGGCCGGGTGATGCTGGACATGCTGTCGATTCAGCGGCGCGGTCTTCCGTGGTCGGAAAAGCACCCGAAAGCGTTCTGGCGCGGGAGGGACGCCCGGCGTGAGCGTCTGGAACTGGTTGCCCTGGCCCGACGCCACCCCGAACTGCTGAACGCGTCGTTAAcgaactttttcttcttccgtgATGAAGAGAGTGAATTCGGACCCCGGGTGCCGCACATTTCCATGCACGATTTCTTCGACTACCGCTACCAGGTGAACGTGGATGGGACAGTGGCGGCGTACCGGTTGCCCTATCTTTTGGCAGGCAGCTCAGTCGTGCTGAAGCAGGACTCGTTCTATTACGAGCACTTCTACCGGAAGCTGGTGCCGATGCGGCACTACATTCCTTTCGAGGCGGACCTATCGAATCTAGTGCAGCGGGTCGAGTGGGCAAAGGAAAACGACGAAAAGGCGCAAGAGATCCGCGACAATGCAAACGCCTTCATCAATGCCAATTTGCTCCCGTTGGACATTTACTGCTACCATGCGTTGCTGTTTAAG GAATACGCCAAATATATCGTCAGCCCGATCCAGGTGCAACCGGGTATGGAGAAGATCGAGCAACCGGACGAAGCGTACCATTGTCCGTGCGAGCGAACGACGCTTCCGAAAGACGAGTTGTAA
- the LOC128723858 gene encoding cAMP-dependent protein kinase catalytic subunit alpha-like, whose translation MKTDPVQKFASNSDYNQTLNRLRVEFERRYNDHQQASIVAMNEYEFLNTLGSGAFGTVKLVKRKSSGEFFAMKILSKEKIIQQKQLQHTNDEKRILQSIHFPFVVNLNTCHKDNSYIYLVMPFVNGGEMFTLLRRSRRFSEAQAIFYGAQVALALEYLHSCNLVYRDLKPENLLIDYRGYVKVTDFGFCKLIRDRTWTLCGTPEYIAPEIIQAKGYGKSVDWWSFGVLLYEMSAGYSPFYVNSADQMALFERICKAKYKFPKTFPPDLSDLVAHLLQTDLSRRYGNLRNGVCDIKRHVWFKSINWYALLNRELTPPYIPRLQGPGDTTLFDSYEEQRLKVASKCQYVKEFADF comes from the exons ATGAAGACAGATCCGGTGCAAAAGTTTGCTTCCAATAGCGACTACAATCAAACATTGAACCGCCTGAGAGTGGAATTCGAACGGCGATATAATGACCATCAACAGGCATCAATCGTTGCGATGAATGAGTACGAATTTTTAAACACCCTAGGTTCGGGTGCCTTTGGTACCGTG AAACTTGTTAAACGAAAATCCAGTGGAGAATTCTTTGCAATGAAAATTCTATCTAAAGAAAAGATCATTCAACAGAAACAGTTACAGCACACCAATGACGAGAAGCGAATTTTGCAGAGCATTCACTTTCCGTTCGTCGTGAATTTGAACACGTGCCATAAGGACAATTCCTACATCTACCTCGTTATGCCATTCGTCAATGGGGGCGAGATGTTTACGCTGTTGCGACGGTCTCGCAGATTTTCCGAAGCACAAGCAATCTTTTACGGGGCTCAGGTTGCACTCGCCCTAGAGTATCTACACTCGTGCAATCTCGTTTATCGCGACTTGAAGCCGGAAAACCTGCTCATTGATTACAGGGGATATGTGAAGGTCACGGACTTCGGGTTTTGTAAG TTAATAAGAGACCGAACCTGGACGCTTTGTGGTACGCCAGAGTACATCGCTCCTGAAATAATCCAGGCCAAGGGGTATGGAAAAAGCGTCGATTGGTGGTCCTTCGGAGTGTTACTGTACGAAATGTCGGCCGGATACTCGCCGTTCTATGTGAACAGTGCCGACCAGATGGCCCTGTTCGAGCGTATCTGTAAAGCGAAGTACAAGTTCCCAAAAACCTTTCCTCCTGATCTCAGTGATCTGGTGGCGCATTTGCTGCAGACGGATCTCTCGAGGCGCTACGGGAACTTGCGAAACGGCGTCTGCGACATCAAACGGCACGTGTGGTTCAAGTCGATCAACTGGTACGCTCTGCTAAACCGTGAACTGACCCCGCCATACATTCCGAGGCTGCAAGGACCGGGTGATACCACATTGTTTGATTCCTACGAAGAGCAAAGACTCAAGGTAGCTTCAAAGTGCCAGTATGTGAAGGAGTTTGCGGATTTTTAA
- the LOC128723859 gene encoding uncharacterized protein LOC128723859 translates to MLRLVIYMETLTTLTLQNSVRGPKFYCYLCDYYLHTRLSMITHMKMHLKPFCVVCFETFTTCMDMNAHALESHPYVFPTAAISRIEVGDFFDFSQTEAPPNSPNHSFETQLDLNADFVNNNSIPTLLTEKLLEHQMEVEQRDSNIVNSDDILNHQPEEIQKTPSPPQANKAPTTRNSRTKEKRTPPVVSTGKVLKNSKPKGSASKIVSTMRTERVDRDDSVLRRITSRFGRSISLKVPQF, encoded by the exons ATGTTACGATTAGTCAT TTACATGGAAACGCTGACAACATTGACGCTGCAAAATTCTGTCCGTGGGCCAAAGTTCTACTGCTATTTGTGCGACTATTATCTTCATACGCGACTTAGCATGATTACACATATGAAGATGCATCTTAAACCATTTTGCGTCGTTTGTTTCGAAACATTTACGACCTGCATGGATATG AATGCCCACGCTCTAGAGTCTCATCCATACGTATTTCCCACTGCCGCTATATCGAGGATAGAAGTGGGGGATTTCTTCGATTTCTCACAAACGGAGGCTCCTCCCAATTCTCCCAACCATAGCTTCGAGACGCAGTTAGATTTGAACGCTGATTTTGTGAATAACAACTCTATTCCGACACTGTTGACTGAGAAGTTACTTGAACATCAGATGGAGGTTGAGCAACGAGATTCCAACATCGTGAATTCAGATGATATACTGAATCACCAGCCAGAAGAAATCCAGAAAACGCCATCACCTCCGCAGGCAAATAAAGCACCGACGACGCGCAACAGCCGCACGAAAGAGAAACGAACGCCACCGGTTGTATCGACAGGAAAGGTGCTGAAGAATAGTAAACCCAAGGGTTCAGCATCGAAAATAGTCTCAACGATGCGTACCGAACGGGTGGATCGGGATGATAGCGTCCTTAGACGCATCACGTCCCGTTTTGGACGCTCCATTAGTCTAAAAGTTCCACAATTTTGA
- the LOC128723675 gene encoding RING finger protein 121, with protein MNLHEPVDPNKPFEELTPEEKMRLEHIKMYEKHKGHESMHMEMVVILLVTLIIAQVVLVEWKKRHYRSYSLMTLLALWIIPFLLSLRSQYWRFIFFWLIFSCITGLVMRKALRKPISGTTPRLVYKWFYFIYKLSYGLGIIGYIVMMFTFFGVNFIFNQPPHTWMDVGLLLVFYGLYYGVLGRDISEICADKMACHIGYYTPKGIPTRHLERNVCAVCGNQLLTDVNESGVIENTYKLTCDHVFHEFCIRGWCIVGKKQTCPYCKEKVDLKKMFCNPWERPHVLYGQLLDWIRWLVAWQPLILFIVQGINWMLGLE; from the exons ATGAACCTCCACGAGCCGGTAGATCCCAACAAG CCTTTCGAGGAGCTAACGCCGGAAGAAAAAATGAG GCTGGAGCATAtcaaaatgtatgaaaaacaCAAGGGCCATGAATCCATGCACATGGAGATGGTGGTGATACTGCTAGTCACGCTGATAATCGCTCAAGTAGTACTAGTCGAATGGAAGAAGCGACACTACAGGTCCTACTCG tTAATGACTCTGCTTGCGCTATGGATAATACCATTCCTGCTCAGCTTGCGCAGTCAGTACTGGCGGTTTATCTTCTTCTGGTTAATATTCAGCTGCATAACAGGGTTGGTGATGCGAAAAGCGCTCCGTAAACCGATTTCCGGCACTACACCGCGGCTGGTATACAAATGGTTCTACTTCATTTACAAGCTTAGCTACGGACTTGGCATTATTGGTTACATCGTGATGATGTTCACCTTTTTTGGTGTCAATTTTATCTTCAACCAACCACCGCACACGTGGATGGATGTCGGGTTGTTGCTCGTTTTCTACGGTCTCTATTATGGCGTGCTCGGGCGCGACATATCGGAAATTTGCGCCGACAAGATGGCATGTCATATCGGGTACTACACGCCAAAAGGGATTCCTACGCGACATCTCGAGCGGAATGTCTGTGCGGTGTGCGGCAACCAGCTGCTAACGGATGTGAACGAATCCGGTGTGATCGAGAACACGTACAAGCTGACCTGTGATCATGTGTTTCACGAGTTTTGCATCCGCGGTTGGTGCATCGTGGGGAAGAAACAAACCTGCCCGTACTGCAAGGAGAAGGTGGATTTGAAGAAAATGTTTTGCAATCC TTGGGAACGACCGCACGTGCTGTACGGGCAGCTGCTGGACTGGATTCGGTGGTTGGTGGCATGGCAGCCACTGATACTGTTCATCGTACAAGGCATCAATTGGATGCTGGGACTGGAGTAG
- the LOC128723860 gene encoding pyridine nucleotide-disulfide oxidoreductase domain-containing protein 1 has product MASEFSYTYVVVGGGIAGVTCAETLALLRVDPADNILLLTESTLVKAVTNVVPLGKILNRFDVEEKSTAELSSKGNVDVLQDHLDSIASHRHSIRTAAGRCITYRYLCLCTGARPNIIDKAKGSANVIGIRDTESVEEFRKRIHTATRLVVVGNGGIASELVYEVGGMEQIHWVIKDAYISSTFVDSGAATFFRERLSKKDQAGGEQTVYKRMRYTEQDDGGESSAIGAGKGGAALGPDWHRAFDIRKHGEKAESDGKVIIHQSVEVTAIEEKTDELQVHLSDGTMIECDFVVSATGVVPSISWTGGCDQPFKLGPDGGIFVGWSMETSVDDIYAAGDVCYAGWDHAPQWFQMRLWTQARQMGAMAARSMAAKRAGEEIYQDFCFELFNHVTTLFGYQVVLLGRYNGQGLNDKYEVLLRMTPGLEYIKFVLVDGRLQGALLVGETGLEETCENLILNQLDLSPYGEELLDPDIDIEDYFD; this is encoded by the coding sequence ATGGCTTCTGAATTCTCCTACACGTACGTTGTCGTTGGAGGCGGTATAGCCGGCGTAACATGTGCCGAAACGTTGGCGCTTCTGCGTGTTGATCCAGCTGACAATATTTTGCTCTTAACGGAATCCACCCTTGTGAAAGCGGTCACCAATGTGGTTCCGCTGGGAAAAATTCTAAACCGCTTCGACGTGGAAGAGAAAAGCACCGCGGAACTTTCATCGAAAGGCAACGTCGACGTGTTACAGGACCATCTCGATTCGATTGCCAGCCATCGCCACTCGATACGAACAGCCGCGGGAAGATGCATCACGTATCGGTATCTTTGCCTTTGCACTGGTGCAAGGCCAAACATTATCGATAAAGCCAAGGGCAGTGCTAACGTAATTGGCATTCGTGATACGGAGTCGGTGGAAGAATTTCGTAAGCGTATCCACACCGCAACCCGCCTGGTGGTCGTCGGTAACGGTGGCATAGCATCGGAATTGGTGTACGAAGTGGGAGGAATGGAACAGATTCATTGGGTAATAAAAGATGCGTACATTAGTTCCACATTCGTCGATTCTGGAGCGGCCACGTTTTTCCGCGAGCGATTGTCTAAAAAGGACCAGGCGGGCGGTGAACAAACGGTCTACAAAAGGATGCGCTACACCGAGCAAGACGATGGTGGCGAGAGCTCTGCTATTGGTGCTGGCAAAGGGGGAGCCGCGTTGGGACCAGATTGGCACCGTGCCTTCGATATACGGAAGCATGGAGAGAAAGCTGAAAGCGACGGTAAAGTAATCATTCACCAATCCGTAGAAGTAACGGCCATAGAAGAGAAGACTGACGAACTGCAGGTACACCTGTCCGATGGCACCATGATTGAGTGTGATTTCGTTGTGTCCGCCACGGGTGTCGTTCCCTCCATCAGCTGGACCGGCGGATGTGATCAACCGTTCAAGCTTGGCCCAGACGGTGGCATCTTCGTTGGCTGGTCGATGGAGACATCCGTAGACGATATCTATGCAGCTGGGGATGTCTGTTACGCCGGATGGGATCACGCACCGCAGTGGTTCCAGATGCGCCTGTGGACACAGGCCCGCCAGATGGGCGCAATGGCTGCTCGCAGTATGGCAGCAAAGCGAGCGGGCGAAGAGATCTATCAGGATTTTTGCTTCGAGCTGTTCAACCACGTGACGACCCTCTTCGGTTATCAGGTGGTCCTGCTGGGGCGTTATAATGGGCAGGGTTTGAACGATAAGTACGAGGTGTTGCTTCGCATGACTCCCGGGCTAGAGTACATCAAGTTCGTGCTGGTCGACGGACGGTTGCAGGGAGCGCTGCTGGTGGGCGAAACGGGGCTGGAGGAAACGTGCGAAAATTTGATACTGAATCAGCTGGACTTGTCCCCCTATGGGGAGGAGCTCCTAGATCCTGATATCGATATCGAAGATTACTTCGATTGA
- the LOC128726031 gene encoding 28S ribosomal protein S18b, mitochondrial, whose amino-acid sequence MSVLRLIGSEIISIYRQSLLTIGAGQTRALSSTALQRRATKPENEQSEAVTAEEETAQEDGDTTASKEPIDDPKDRTRLIPVETSIRYLASEAYQQTYQGAPVWKQYRRNHKGPIPPNLTRKTCIRKGRISTGNPCPICRDEYLVLDHNNIDLLKQFISPQTGEVLSYQVTGLCQKKHTQLLVAVERAMDRGMLTFDVPFREYDYSEYYPVKANTSSK is encoded by the coding sequence ATGTCAGTGTTGCGATTAATCGGGagtgaaataatttccatttATCGCCAAAGCTTACTAACGATTGGGGCCGGCCAAACTAGAGCCCTTTCGTCAACGGCACTCCAGCGTCGCGCCACAAAACCGGAAAACGAGCAATCGGAAGCAGTGactgcagaagaagaaaccgCACAGGAGGATGGCGATACGACCGCTTCCAAGGAACCAATTGATGATCCAAAAGATCGCACAAGGCTGATCCCGGTGGAAACAAGCATTAGATATCTGGCCAGTGAAGCGTACCAACAAACGTACCAGGGGGCACCGGTGTGGAAGCAATATCGCAGAAACCACAAGGGACCTATTCCACCGAATTTGACACGAAAAACGTGCATCCGCAAGGGTCGCATCTCGACGGGAAATCCTTGTCCCATCTGTCGCGATGAGTATCTGGTGCTAGATCACAACAACATTGATTTACTGAAGCAATTCATTTCGCCGCAAACGGGAGAGGTACTGAGCTACCAGGTTACAGGGTTGTGCCAGAAGAAACACACCCAGCTGCTAGTTGCCGTCGAGAGGGCGATGGATCGGGGAATGCTAACGTTCGATGTGCCCTTCCGGGAGTACGATTACAGTGAATACTATCCCGTAAAGGCCAACACTTCTTCGAAGTAG
- the LOC128727704 gene encoding apoptosis-inducing factor 1, mitochondrial, producing MLSVSRVAVGNARHVHPSMARVRKHVLAGGFTQTFGGRRWISLKETDQKGIPTRGGPACLPPPPPPKPSYTGYILGAIALTAGGLGLAYYNGLFDSPAPPTPLDDTKEDSKRKKKPYPASSKDLPKHVPYLLIGGGTASIAAFRSIRVHDPKAKVMMITNELEMPYMRPPLSKELWFNPVDVEPLKFRQWNGSERSIFYEPNDYYIDPSKLAEAPNGGVAVARGYEVQRLDVVNRKAILTDGTEISYDKCLIATGARPKNLPVFESAPRAVRERVTLFKSVHDFEQLTEKLGDGSRVAVIGGGFLGSELACALSKSEQTRKHKIEVFQLFHEGGNMAKILPEYLSSWTTERLRDEGVKVWPKTQVKAVEMQGAKVKLTLMDDSMLLVDHVIVAVGSDPNTDLAKSSGLEVDRQNGGFLVDAELRARSNVFVAGDAACFYDTKFGRRRVEHHDHAIVSGRLAGENMVGLNKPYTHQSMFWSDLGPRISYEAIGLIDSSLPTVAVFAKRTAEEMARAVADVVSGGNESEKLQAANANVSVDVKSVSVATSEQTASAHVAPKKHDREGEPEDSFDKGVIFYLRDKKLVGLLLWNVFNRMGTARKLLDQHTEYDDLNEVAKLFNLHERPAENEEIEAE from the exons ATGCTTTCGGTATCCCGCGTTGCGGTCGGGAACGCACGACACGTGCATCCATCCATGGCACGCGTGAGGAAACACGTTCTTGCTGGAG GTTTCACACAGACTTTTGGCGGACGACGATGGATTTCGCTCAAG GAAACAGATCAAAAGGGTATACCCACAAGAGGTGGTCCTGCTTGTcttccacctccaccgccaccaaaaCCGTCCTATACGGGCTACATCCTCGGAGCAATTGCACTAACAGCGGGAGGTTTGGGTCTGGCGTATTACAACGGTCTCTTCGATAGTCCAGCGCCACCAACGCCGTTGGACGATACAAAAGAAGATTctaaaaggaagaaaaaaccataCCCGGCATCGTCCAAAGATCTCCCGAAGCATGTACCTTATCTTCTCATCGGTGGCGGAACAGCCAGCATTGCAGCGTTTCGATCCATCCGTGTGCACGATCCAAAAGCGAAGGTGATGATGATCACAAACGAACTCGAAATGCCATATATGCGCCCACCACTCTCGAAAGAGCTCTGGTTCAACCCGGTTGATGTGGAGCCGCTAAAGTTCCGCCAGTGGAACGGTAGCGAGAGGAGCATCTTTTACGAACCGAACGACTACTACATCGATCCAAGCAAATTGGCCGAAGCTCCGAACGGAGGAGTTGCGGTTGCCCGTGGGTACGAAGTGCAACGGCTGGATGTGGTCAACCGAAAGGCGATCCTGACCGACGGTACGGAAATTTCGTATGACAAGTGTTTAATCGCGACTGGGGCCAGACCGAAAAATCTGCCCGTCTTTGAATCAGCCCCTCGAGCCGTCAGAGAGCGTGTTACTTTGTTCAAGAGTGTGCACGATTTCGAACAGCTAACGGAAAAGCTGGGTGATGGCAGTCGGGTAGCGGTCATTGGCGGAGGATTCCTGGGCAGCGAGCTTGCCTGCGCACTCTCGAAGTCCGAACAAACGCGCAAGCACAAAATTGAAGTATTCCAGCTCTTCCACGAAGGTGGCAATATGGCCAAAATTCTTCCGGAATATCTTAGCAGCTGGACGACGGAGCGTTTGCGGGACGAGGGTGTTAAGGTGTGGCCAAAGACGCAGGTGAAAGCGGTTGAAATGCAGGGCGCCAAGGTGAAGCTAACGCTAATGGACGACAGTATGCTACTGGTGGATCACGTGATAGTCGCCGTTGGTTCAGATCCGAACACAGACCTCGCGAAATCGTCCGGTCTTGAGGTGGACCGTCAGAATGGGGGATTTTTGGTAGATGCTGAGTTGAGAGCGCGATCAAACGTGTTTGTCGCAGGAGATGCGGCCTGTTTTTACGATACCAAGTTCGGACGGCGAAGAGTGGAGCATCACGATCATGCCATCGTATCTGGCCGTTTGGCTGGAGAGAATATGGTTGGATTAA ATAAACCATACACGCACCAGAGTATGTTTTGGTCGGATCTTGGACCACGGATTAGCTACGAAGCGATCGGTCTAATAGATTCTTCCCTTCCCACGGTGGCCGTTTTTGCTAAACGGACGGCAGAAGAGATGGCTCGAGCGGTTGCGGACGTCGTTTCCGGTGGGAACGAATCCGAAAAATTGCAAGCAGCCAATGCCAACGTCAGCGTTGATGTTAAAAGCGTGTCTGTTGCAACAAGCGAACAAACAGCTTCGGCGCATGTGGCACCGAAAAAGCACGATCGCGAGGGGGAGCCTGAGGATAGCTTCGACAAAGGTGTGATATTTTATCTGCGAGATAAAAAACTGGTCGGGCTTTTACTGTGGAATGTGTTTAATCGCATGGGAACCGCGAGAAAACTGCTTGACCAGCACACCGAATATGACGATTTGAACGAGGTGGCTAAACTATTCAATCTTCACGAACGGCCGGCAGAAAATGAGGAAATCGAGGCGGAGTAG
- the LOC128727705 gene encoding transcription initiation factor TFIID subunit 13 has protein sequence MAANPQEEGFDQAEFEDDDLGEVQIETSSGRKRLFSKELRCMMYGFGDDQNPYTESVDLLEDLVVEFITEMTHRAMEIGRTGRVQVEDIVFLVRKNSRKYARVKDLLTMNEELKRARKAFDEIKYAGAEAKLK, from the exons ATGGCAGCGAATCCGCAAGAGGAAGGGTTCGATCAAGCGGAG TTCGAAGATGACGATCTTGGCGAGGTTCAGATTGAAACTTCCTCGGGTCGTAAACGATTGTTTAGCAAGGAACTGCGCTGCATGATGTACGGCTTCGGCGACGATCAGAATCCCTACACCGAAAGCGTTGATCTGCTAGAGGATCTAGTGGTTGAATTTATAACCGAGATGACGCACCGAGCGATGGAAATCGGACGTACGGGCCGGGTGCAGGTCGAGGACATTGTGTTCCTTGTACGGAAGAACTCGCGCAAGTATGCCCGCGTGAAAGACCTGCTTACGATGAACGAGGAACTGAAACGGGCCCGCAAGGCCTTTGACGAGATCAAGTACGCTGGGGCGGAAGCCAAACTGAAGTAA
- the LOC128723861 gene encoding protein nessun dorma, with protein MEVYEFKKSYLTRLLETSNVLNSGDANVPASAIRSEWTNFIEVAIEPTGWQALWKASRPVCEQLSVKYPLVVLGTVNQVLFDELKAVFIIEAIQDDDVHLPEEQITVDLEELWPLRDQANPALNVNITADCIDKLRFFYQNLWMPWDNDTEDEHGWIDKHLESRIRLCFDLKNKTMSRRLSSHALALLAEARYIQRKREFLERELDEEDNDEDEEDTETSMLKDSRSSDLLQLNLRLNAIKNEIDILENPTMRSVFEKVRFGGVAVNNGCTTLSYIVTQAVTVDEQLTYLENAKQIMDQKMPVMMCDSLQHVLDHCSPDSIIYLPPGTRQDIKFLEYLNGGGSFKGVSSASFLDDYETAVKTNPTIVSRNDDSVLLTIDGDFTVENVHLDCSNVRTGVVIKKGNITFRNCCFTGEPNTSTKQGIVIFGNCNITLEHCLIKEFSTGIYSNHDCTIRLINTNISRCITGLETLDECRILFQSASVTHCSQYGVLLEDFNDDVGSQDGSQDQAGNRSKIYEDFNTVERAEFTFEGNCEFRENGKGNFVIRKGFSERFNNSCFVEENGNEEQGVNNPDINGFQEESIYDATNVSFCATFLEVSKLSSTKHMTPSPRTGIALNHTTHSIEEEESTNDTGVSGSLTHSEEDLSVDYKSNT; from the exons ATGGAGGTGTACGAATTCAAGAAAAGTTATCTTACCCGGTTGCTTGAAACAAGCAATGTGCTCAATTCCGGAGATGCAAATGTGCCAGCCTCCGCAATCCGTTCCGAGTGGACTAATTTTATCGAGGTCGCCATCGAACCGACGGGTTGGCAAGCACTCTGGAAGGCTTCCCGACCGGTGTGTGAGCAACTATCGGTCAAGTATCCGCTTGTTGTGCTCGGTACGGTCAATCAGGTTCTGTTTGACGAATTGAAGGCGGTTTTTATCATCGAAGCCATCCAGGATGACGATGTACACCTGCCCGAGGAACAAATCACGGTTGATCTTGAAGAGCTATGGCCTCTTCGCGATCAAGCTAACCCTGCGCTTAATGTTAACATCACGGCCGATTGTATCGATAAACTTCGATTTTTCTACCAGAATTTGTGGATGCCCTGGGATAACGACACCGAAGATGAGCACGGATGGATTGATAAACATCTGGAATCGCGTATACGGCTCTGCTTCGACCTGAAGAATAAAACCATGTCGCGGCGACTGTCCTCTCATGCTCTGGCACTGCTTGCAGAAGCACGGTACATtcagcgaaagcgagagtttCTGGAGCGGGAGCTAGACGAAGAGGACAACGACGAGGATGAAGAGGACACTGAGACATCCATGTTGAAGGACAGCCGTTCGAGCGATTTGTTGCAGTTAAATTTGCGCTTGAACGCGATCAAAAACGAGATCGACATCCTGGAGAATCCCACGATGCGAAGCGTTTTTGAAAAAGTGCGTTTTGGTGGCGTTGCTGTTAACAATGGATGCACAACGCTGTCGTACATTGTCACGCAGGCCGTGACCGTAGATGAACAACTGACCTACCTCGAGAATGCGAAGCAGATAATGGATCAAAAGATGCCTGTGATGATGTGTGATTCCTTACAGCACGTGCTCGATCACTGCAGCCCCGACAGCATCATTTATTTGCCACCAGGAACGCGACAGGACATAAAATTCCTTGAATACCTCAACGGTGGCGGATCATTTAAGGGCGTCAGCAGCGCGAGTTTCCTGGACGATTATGAAACTGCAGTAAAAACTAACCCTACCATTGTATCTAGAAACGACGACAGTGTTCTGCTAACTATTGATGGAGATTTTACAGTGGAAAACGTTCACCTCGATTGTTCAAACGTACGCACTGGTGTGGTCatcaaaaagggaaacatcACATTCCGCAACTGTTGCTTCACCGGAGAACCGAACACGAGTACGAAACAGGGCATTGTAATATTTGGAAACTGTAACATAACGTTGGAACATTGCCTCATCAAAGAGTTTTCCACTGGGATCTATAGCAATCATGATTGTACGATCCGTCTGATCAATACGAACATCAGCCGTTGTATAACGGGCCTAGAGACATTAGATGAGTGTCGTATTTTATTCCAGTCCGCCAGTGTAACGCATTGTTCGCAATATGGCGTACTGCTAGAAGATTTCAACGATGATGTTGGCAGTCAGGATGGATCGCAAGATCAAGCTGGCAATAGATCAAAAATTTATGAGGATTTTAACACGGTTGAACGAGCCGAGTTTACCTTCGAGGGAAATTGCGAATTCCGTGAAAACGGCAAGGGCAATTTCGTGATTCGCAAAGGGTTCAGCGAGCGCTTCAATAACTCCTGCTTTGTTGAGGAAAACGGCAACGAAGAACAGGGCGTGAATAATCCCGATATCAATGGATTCCAGGAGGAGTCCATCTACGATGCTACGAATGTAAGTTTTTGTGCCACTTTTCTTGAGGTTTCTAAATTATCTTCCACCAAGCACATGACACCATCGCCCCGTACTGGAATAGCTTTAAATCACACCACACATTCGATCGAAGAAGAGGAGTCCACGAACGATACGGGTGTGTCCGGTTCGTTAACACATTCCGAGGAGGATTTGAGTGTCGATTATAAATCGAATa CATGA